CCTTCGGTGCTGGCGAGCAGGCGGTATCCCGGCGGCGGCTGAACCACGTGGTCGCCGTGGCTCATCCACACCTGCGTGCGCTCGCCCGCGGGGAACCCGTCAAAAATCCCCGTTCCCTCTTCCACCGTCACGTGCGCGCGGCCGTACTCGCGCCGCCCGCGCTCCACCACGCCGCCCTCCAGGTGGGTGATGAGCTGCATGCCGTAGCACACGCCCAGCACGGGAATGCCCATGTGCAGCAGCTGTGGATCGGCGGTGGGCACGTCTTCGCCGTAGACGGACGACGGGCCGCCGGAAAGCACGATTCCCTTGGGCGCCCACTCGCGAATCCACTCCAGCGACCGTGTGGGCGGATGGATTTCGCAGTAGACCCGCTCCTCGCGGATCCGCCGCGCGATGAGCTGGGTGAACTGCGAGCCGTAATCGATGATCAGGATGCGGTTTGCGTCCACGTGTCCTTGTGGGAAAAGGGCGCCGTGCTCGGGGCAGGCGCCTGATCGTAAGCCGTTGGTCCGGGATGCCGCGCCAGAGGTCTCCGCCGTGTCCCGTTTGCGAGGGTCGGTGGAGAAGCCGCAATGTAGGCTCCGCGCCGCCGATGTGCGAGGGGATACGCGGCCGGTCCGCGAGCTGCCGCGCTGGATCCGCTCACCGCCGCCACACCATGTCATCCTGAGGCCCGGGCGCACCGGACCTGCACGCGCGCCGCGCTTCGCGGGCGGAAGGATCTACCTTTCGTCACACCACGGCCCGGGCGCGGTAGCGGCACGGAGCGCCGCGAGGGAATTCCGGCGCGTGCCCGCTGGAACGGCACGACTTGAACGCACTACGCGCATTCTCGCCCATGCTGATGCGGATTCCGAAACACCTGAGGGATGCAATAGGATTTTCGTGATCGAATTTTCCGGGCCCGCCTGATCACGCAATACTGCCCCGCTCTGTCCGTCCAGAATACACCGATTGCGGCATTCTTTCTGCGGAGCATTTCCAACCGTGGTCCAGCATCATATGTTTGTCTCCGAAGACGCGAATTCACTGCGGCTTCGGAACCAGCCGTACGATTGGCCCCGCCACACCGGATGCCGCGTGCTCTCCGCACGCAGCCGTCGCCGTTCTGCTCAGTGGTACCATCATGCAGTCCGTGGGTCGCCGCGCTCTCGCGCTCGCCTTCCTGCCGCTCGCTTTTGCGGGCTGCCAAGACCTGGAACGGCAAGCCCGGCGGGAGTTCAGCCTGGCGAATCGATTGTCCGCCGAAACACCGGCCGCCGCCGCGGCAGGCCAGCAGCCCCAGGCGGCGCCCCGCCCGCGCGACCGCGCGCCGGCCATCATCCGCGGCATCTACGTGGATGCGTACGCCATCGGCAGCCCGGTGCGCCGGCGCGACCTGCTGGCCCTGGCCGACACCACGGAGATCAACACCTTCGTGGTGGACGTCAAGGACGAGGACGGCGTGCGCTACCGGAGCGAGCTTCCCATGGCCATGGAAGCCACGCACCCCAAGAGCATCCCCATCCACGACCTCAAGGGGATCGCGGACTCGCTCACGGCGCACGGCATCTACCCCATCGCCCGCATCGTGGTGTTCAAGGACCCGCGGCTGTCCCGCGCGCGTCCCGCATGGTCCATCCACGCCCCGGACGGAAGCCCCTGGCGCGACCGGCAGGGGCTTACCTGGGTGAGCCCGTGGAACCGCGACGTGTGGGAGATGAACATCGCCATCGCCGAAGAAGCGGTGCGCGCCGGGTTCCGTGAGATCCAGTTCGATTACGTGCGCTTTCCCGAGGCGTACAGCAACCTGCCCACGCAGGTGCACCCGGCGGCGGATTCCGGCGGTACGCGGGCCGATGCCATCAGCGGCTTCCTTGCGGCGGCGCGGGCGCGCATCCATCCCCTGGGCGCCACCATCACGGCCGACGTGTTCGGCCTGTCGATGAACGAGTCCAGGGATGTGGGGATCGGGCAGCAGTGGGAGCGCATCGCGGCCGAGGTGGACGGCGTGCTGCCGATGGTGTATCCGTCGCACTACTTTCCCACGCACCTGCCGGGCATCACCCGTCCCAACCGCATGCCGTACCAGACCATCCAGCACTCGGTGGGGATGGGCGTGATCCGCAACGAGCGGATGGCGGCGGCGGGAATGGAGCCGGCGCGCATCGTTCCGTGGCTGCAGGCGTTTACGGCCACGTGGAACGACCGGGGCTACCCGTACCGCGCCGAGCAGGCCCGCGCGCAGATCCAGGCGCTGTACGACCTGGGCCTGGAGGACTGGATCTTCTGGCATCCGTCCAGCAACTATTCGCAGATCGCCGGCGCCTTTGCGCACGAGACCGCGCCCGAGAGCAAGCGCATTCCCATGCCCGCGTCGCTCGCGGCGCAGGTGGACCGCATGGACGCCGAGGGCGCCGCCGCCATCCGCACCGCGATGGCGGCAAAGGCGTCGCCCGTCGCCGCCGCGCCCTGACGCGCTGATCGGGACATCAAATCGATGAAAAGAACGCCACCCGGGCCGCTGCCCGGGTGGCGTTTTCATTTCGGTCGATGAACGGCCCCGCGGATCAGCTGCACTCGTGGACGACCTTGCGCTCGACGAAGCTGACGGAGGCGTCCGGGCGGGCCATGCGCACCGCGTACACGGGTCGGGTCAGGGCCTGTGTGCTGATGCAGTTGCCGCCGGGCGACGTTTCCACCACTTCCGCGACCACGGCCCCGTCCGTACGCACGGCGCGCTCGATCTCGATCCGGAAGCCGCCCGAGGAGCGCGTCCCCATCGCGGCAAACAGAACGATCTCGCGCGAAAAGTCGATCGCGGGACGCGCGGCGCCCTGCGTGAACAGCTCCCCCGCGATCCTGGCCCATATCGTGTCGCTGGTCACCACCACGCGCGCGGGTTTGTCGAACGCCGAGTAGTGGGGCGAGAATCCGGTCAGCGGCGTCAGGGCGACGACCTCGCCGGCCGGGAGCT
This Longimicrobium terrae DNA region includes the following protein-coding sequences:
- a CDS encoding putative glycoside hydrolase: MQSVGRRALALAFLPLAFAGCQDLERQARREFSLANRLSAETPAAAAAGQQPQAAPRPRDRAPAIIRGIYVDAYAIGSPVRRRDLLALADTTEINTFVVDVKDEDGVRYRSELPMAMEATHPKSIPIHDLKGIADSLTAHGIYPIARIVVFKDPRLSRARPAWSIHAPDGSPWRDRQGLTWVSPWNRDVWEMNIAIAEEAVRAGFREIQFDYVRFPEAYSNLPTQVHPAADSGGTRADAISGFLAAARARIHPLGATITADVFGLSMNESRDVGIGQQWERIAAEVDGVLPMVYPSHYFPTHLPGITRPNRMPYQTIQHSVGMGVIRNERMAAAGMEPARIVPWLQAFTATWNDRGYPYRAEQARAQIQALYDLGLEDWIFWHPSSNYSQIAGAFAHETAPESKRIPMPASLAAQVDRMDAEGAAAIRTAMAAKASPVAAAP
- a CDS encoding protease complex subunit PrcB family protein codes for the protein MRTLRVAASAAMLLAAACGDNPSSPPAANKLPAGEVVALTPLTGFSPHYSAFDKPARVVVTSDTIWARIAGELFTQGAARPAIDFSREIVLFAAMGTRSSGGFRIEIERAVRTDGAVVAEVVETSPGGNCISTQALTRPVYAVRMARPDASVSFVERKVVHECS